The following proteins are co-located in the Bathymodiolus thermophilus thioautotrophic gill symbiont genome:
- the mrdA gene encoding penicillin-binding protein 2 has product MDKISNAASENKIFSTRLMLALVFIFVLVFILISRLYSLQISNYDYYIEESLGNQMRMLPITPIRGKIFDRNGKMIAGNQFAYKLTLTPEKTNNVSETLLLLKKYNFINDKDIEIFNKNKKRYKKFHSIPLKYKLNEKQVARFLVSNQFIGVDIESYFQRIYPYNASSVHVTGYVSRMNKKDKALYNKEDYLGTSFVGKTGIEKQYESLLHGKNGKKQIERNVTGRVINTKIIQKATKGTDLYLSIDLDLQKKAESLLEGKRGAIVAIDVQNGEVLAMVSMPIYNPNWFVNGISHKNYKKLRTSKDIPQLNRTIQGLYPPGSTIKPMVALIGLEQGTITSHTKTYCPGYFKLKNVKRKFNDWKRSGHGQVNVRSSIAQSCDVFFYKLANKMGIDSLHDGLKPFNFGEKTGIDLPGERGGILPSKAWKKINKKEPWYRGETLIAGIGQGFITASPLQLAVATAALANKGVVIQPKILKSTHAHGESIKEAKKGIRKQIPIKDIHNWEEVIQGMKQTIYSPRGTARKLNKNLKYTLAGKTGTAQVFGLDAEEQYIAANLDERLRDHALFTGFAPIKNPKIAIAVIVENAGSGSSKAAPLAKKLLDVYFEKQSLTQ; this is encoded by the coding sequence ATGGATAAAATTAGCAACGCTGCGTCAGAAAATAAGATTTTTTCTACTCGATTAATGCTCGCACTCGTCTTTATCTTTGTTTTGGTTTTTATCTTAATTTCAAGACTTTACAGCCTGCAAATTAGCAATTACGACTATTACATTGAAGAATCTTTAGGCAATCAAATGCGTATGCTGCCAATTACCCCAATTCGTGGAAAAATCTTTGACCGCAATGGAAAAATGATTGCTGGCAATCAATTCGCTTATAAACTCACACTCACACCTGAAAAAACCAACAATGTCTCTGAAACATTGTTGTTGCTTAAAAAATATAACTTTATTAACGACAAAGATATTGAAATTTTTAATAAAAACAAAAAGCGTTATAAAAAATTCCACAGCATACCACTCAAATACAAACTGAATGAAAAACAAGTGGCAAGATTCCTAGTTAGCAACCAGTTTATTGGGGTTGATATTGAGTCTTATTTTCAAAGAATTTACCCTTACAACGCCTCCAGCGTCCATGTAACTGGCTATGTTTCCAGAATGAACAAAAAAGACAAGGCGCTTTATAACAAAGAAGATTATTTAGGCACTTCTTTTGTTGGCAAAACAGGCATTGAAAAACAATACGAATCGTTATTGCATGGAAAAAATGGAAAAAAACAAATTGAACGCAATGTAACAGGCAGAGTTATCAATACGAAAATTATTCAAAAAGCAACAAAAGGCACAGATTTATACCTGAGTATTGACTTGGATTTGCAAAAAAAAGCAGAATCTTTACTTGAAGGCAAGCGTGGTGCAATTGTGGCAATTGATGTTCAGAATGGCGAAGTGCTGGCAATGGTGAGCATGCCTATTTACAATCCCAATTGGTTTGTTAACGGCATTTCACATAAAAATTATAAAAAACTTCGAACCTCAAAAGACATTCCACAACTTAATCGCACCATTCAAGGCTTGTATCCACCTGGGTCAACCATAAAGCCAATGGTGGCATTAATCGGCCTTGAACAAGGCACAATTACCTCTCACACCAAAACTTATTGCCCAGGGTATTTTAAATTGAAAAATGTTAAACGCAAATTTAATGACTGGAAACGCAGTGGGCATGGGCAGGTCAATGTCAGAAGTTCTATTGCTCAATCTTGCGATGTGTTCTTTTACAAACTCGCAAACAAGATGGGCATTGACAGCTTACACGATGGCTTAAAACCTTTTAATTTTGGTGAAAAAACAGGCATTGATCTCCCCGGAGAGCGTGGCGGTATTCTGCCCTCAAAAGCCTGGAAAAAAATCAACAAAAAAGAACCTTGGTATCGAGGAGAAACTTTAATTGCAGGTATTGGACAAGGATTTATAACTGCCAGCCCCTTGCAGTTAGCAGTTGCCACAGCAGCTTTGGCGAATAAAGGAGTGGTTATTCAACCCAAAATACTAAAAAGTACACATGCCCACGGCGAGTCCATTAAAGAAGCAAAAAAAGGCATTCGGAAGCAAATTCCTATTAAAGATATTCACAACTGGGAAGAAGTCATTCAAGGCATGAAGCAAACCATTTATTCGCCACGAGGCACCGCCAGAAAACTAAACAAAAACTTAAAATACACTTTGGCAGGAAAAACAGGCACAGCACAAGTATTTGGCTTAGACGCAGAAGAGCAATACATTGCCGCAAACTTAGATGAGCGCTTGCGTGACCATGCGCTATTTACCGGCTTTGCACCCATTAAAAACCCTAAAATTGCCATTGCCGTCATTGTAGAAAATGCAGGTAGTGGCAGCTCAAAGGCAGCACCACTTGCTAAAAAATTGTTGGATGTTTATTTTGAAAAGCAATCCTTAACCCAATAA
- a CDS encoding rod shape-determining protein, whose translation MFNFFKPQSLSIDLGTANTLIFMDNEIVLDEPSVVAIHHEKGATEATIIAVGQDAKSMLGRTPGSIEAIRPMKDGVIADFKITEKMLQHFIKKVLHSGFFSPSPKVLICVPCGATQVERRAIKESAVGAGARDVYLIEEPMAAALGAGMAINEASGTMVVDIGGGTTEIAIMSLNGIVYSDSLRIGGDVFDDNIIKFVRKAHGIIIGESTSEKIKKEVGSAFKESVVKKVKFRGRDVAKGIPVSFEVTNTEIRSSLQEPLTAIVGAIRIALEQTPPELSSDIAENGLVLTGGGALLEGLDELIKKETRLPVRVADDPLTCVARGGGVALEMISRHNIGFLSAE comes from the coding sequence ATGTTTAATTTTTTCAAACCTCAAAGTCTTTCTATTGATCTTGGCACAGCAAATACATTAATTTTTATGGATAATGAAATTGTATTAGATGAACCCTCTGTTGTTGCCATTCACCATGAAAAAGGCGCTACAGAAGCAACTATCATTGCCGTAGGTCAAGACGCTAAAAGTATGTTAGGTAGAACACCCGGTTCAATTGAGGCGATTCGCCCAATGAAGGACGGCGTTATTGCTGACTTTAAAATCACTGAAAAAATGTTGCAACATTTTATTAAAAAAGTATTGCACTCCGGATTTTTCTCACCCAGCCCCAAGGTGCTTATTTGTGTACCTTGTGGTGCAACTCAAGTGGAACGGCGTGCAATTAAAGAAAGTGCCGTTGGCGCTGGCGCACGAGATGTGTATTTGATTGAAGAGCCAATGGCAGCAGCACTAGGTGCAGGAATGGCAATTAACGAAGCTTCGGGCACCATGGTGGTTGATATTGGTGGTGGCACTACGGAAATTGCGATTATGTCACTTAACGGCATTGTTTATTCTGATTCACTGCGCATAGGTGGCGATGTATTTGATGATAATATTATTAAATTTGTGCGTAAAGCACACGGCATTATTATCGGTGAATCTACTTCTGAGAAAATCAAAAAAGAGGTAGGGTCAGCATTCAAAGAAAGCGTTGTTAAGAAAGTCAAATTCAGAGGTAGAGATGTTGCCAAAGGTATTCCCGTGTCTTTTGAAGTGACCAATACCGAAATTAGATCTTCCTTGCAGGAGCCGTTAACCGCTATTGTTGGTGCCATTAGAATAGCATTAGAACAAACGCCACCAGAATTGAGTTCTGATATTGCAGAAAACGGCTTGGTGTTAACAGGTGGGGGTGCGTTGTTAGAAGGCTTGGATGAACTCATCAAAAAAGAAACCAGATTGCCAGTGCGTGTTGCTGATGATCCTTTAACTTGTGTGGCTCGTGGTGGTGGTGTTGCTTTAGAGATGATTAGTCGGCACAACATAGGATTTTTGTCAGCAGAGTAA
- a CDS encoding TRAP transporter large permease, whose amino-acid sequence MIGLIMFAITLILLMVGFPVAFTFAGVAVIFGVLTQGVDLFAFMPYRIMSIMQNTILMAVPLFVFMGIVLQKTKLAEQLLEAMGDLFGNVRGGLAVSTILVGSLLAASTGVVGASVVAMGVISLPVMLKHNYKKTLSTGVICASGTLGQIIPPSIVLIILADVLGVSTGDLFKAAVMPSLILVGGYIAYVLVISYLDPEVAPAFKSKNHDLKKIEKYKAVAKAIVPPITLIIAVLGSIFSGIATPTESASIGAVGSLVLAFFYQRLNWEMLRQSSVETVKVTAMVFAILVGATAFSMVFTYSGGDVVVEDFIHSLPAKEMSFILISMLVIFILGFFIDFVEISLIIVPIFYPTALSLGIDMQWFAILIAMNLQTSFLTPPFGFSLFYLKGVAPKSIQTTDIYKGVMPFIAIQVTLLISLIVFPQWYGFNGS is encoded by the coding sequence ATGATCGGTTTAATTATGTTTGCCATTACTTTAATATTGCTAATGGTTGGTTTTCCTGTGGCATTTACCTTTGCTGGTGTGGCAGTTATTTTTGGTGTTTTAACCCAAGGTGTTGATTTGTTCGCCTTTATGCCGTATCGTATTATGAGCATAATGCAAAACACCATTCTTATGGCTGTGCCGTTATTCGTTTTTATGGGTATTGTCTTGCAAAAAACCAAACTTGCTGAACAACTACTAGAAGCCATGGGTGATTTGTTTGGCAATGTGCGTGGTGGCTTGGCAGTTTCTACTATTTTAGTGGGCTCGCTACTTGCAGCATCCACAGGCGTGGTAGGGGCAAGTGTTGTTGCCATGGGTGTGATTTCTCTTCCCGTTATGCTTAAACATAATTATAAAAAAACACTATCCACGGGGGTTATTTGCGCCTCAGGCACTTTAGGGCAAATCATCCCCCCTTCCATTGTATTGATTATTTTGGCAGATGTCTTGGGGGTGTCAACAGGGGATTTATTTAAAGCGGCAGTCATGCCCTCTCTTATTTTAGTTGGGGGCTATATTGCCTATGTACTCGTTATCTCTTACCTGGACCCAGAGGTAGCACCAGCGTTTAAAAGTAAAAATCACGACTTGAAAAAAATAGAAAAATACAAGGCGGTTGCCAAAGCCATTGTGCCACCTATTACTCTTATTATTGCGGTACTTGGCTCGATTTTTTCAGGCATTGCCACGCCAACAGAATCCGCCTCTATTGGTGCAGTTGGCTCTTTGGTATTGGCATTTTTCTACCAACGATTAAACTGGGAAATGTTACGCCAATCCAGCGTTGAAACAGTGAAAGTTACCGCTATGGTATTCGCTATTTTGGTTGGTGCCACGGCTTTCTCAATGGTATTTACTTATAGTGGTGGGGATGTTGTCGTAGAGGATTTTATTCACAGTTTACCAGCCAAAGAAATGAGTTTTATTCTTATCTCAATGCTGGTTATTTTCATTCTTGGGTTTTTTATTGATTTTGTGGAAATTTCACTCATTATTGTGCCAATTTTCTACCCAACCGCCCTATCGCTTGGCATTGATATGCAATGGTTTGCCATTTTGATTGCCATGAACTTACAAACCTCATTCTTAACGCCCCCATTCGGCTTTAGCTTGTTTTATCTAAAAGGTGTCGCCCCAAAATCCATTCAAACCACTGACATTTACAAAGGGGTAATGCCTTTTATCGCTATCCAAGTTACCCTATTAATCAGCCTTATCGTGTTTCCACAGTGGTATGGGTTTAACGGGTCTTAG
- a CDS encoding fumarate hydratase, with translation MKIQQKHIIESIANALQYISYYHSPDFIQAMTNAYEKETQQAAKNAMAQILINSKLSAIGQRPLCQDTGIVNVFVEVGMAVEWAADLSLEDMINEGVRQAYTKAQNPLRASIVKDPLFGRVNTKDNTPAVIHMKVVKGNQLKFIVAAKGCGSENKAKFAVLQPDDNVVEWILKMVPTMGAGWCPPGVLGIGVGGTAEKAMLMAKESLMEPIDIQDIAQKTNLSNLEKLRLELREKINNLGIGAQGLGGLTTVLDVKIKDYPTHAASQAVAMIPNCAATRHLHFSLDGSGVAILPEVDLSVYPDLAMDTSNYQKIDLNTLTKSQMNAWQVGDTLLLTGTIITGRDAAHARLKKMLDNGEGLPKGVNFKNKFIYYVGPVDAVDDEVIGPAGPTTATRMDKFTDMMLENTGILGMIGKAERGEATIKSIKKHQASYLIAVGGAAYLISKSIKKAKKIAFAEMGMEAIYEFEVKDMPVAVAVDSQGENIHAIFKNLLENQ, from the coding sequence ATGAAAATCCAACAAAAACATATTATTGAGAGTATTGCCAACGCTTTACAATATATTTCTTATTACCACAGTCCCGATTTTATTCAAGCAATGACCAATGCTTACGAGAAAGAAACTCAGCAAGCCGCCAAAAATGCCATGGCACAAATTTTAATTAATTCCAAATTGTCCGCTATTGGTCAACGCCCTTTGTGTCAAGATACGGGTATTGTTAATGTTTTTGTTGAGGTGGGCATGGCAGTTGAATGGGCGGCAGATTTATCTTTAGAAGATATGATCAACGAAGGTGTTCGCCAGGCTTATACTAAGGCGCAAAACCCCCTTCGTGCTTCAATTGTCAAAGACCCATTGTTTGGTCGAGTTAACACCAAAGACAACACGCCAGCTGTTATTCATATGAAAGTAGTTAAAGGCAATCAACTTAAATTTATTGTTGCTGCGAAAGGCTGTGGTTCAGAAAATAAAGCAAAATTCGCCGTTCTGCAACCCGATGACAATGTGGTTGAATGGATATTAAAAATGGTACCAACAATGGGGGCAGGTTGGTGTCCACCAGGTGTGCTAGGCATTGGTGTTGGCGGCACTGCTGAAAAAGCGATGTTGATGGCAAAAGAAAGTTTAATGGAACCAATTGATATTCAAGACATCGCCCAAAAAACAAACCTCAGTAATCTCGAAAAACTGCGTTTAGAATTAAGAGAAAAAATTAATAACCTTGGTATCGGCGCCCAAGGCTTAGGTGGCTTAACCACCGTGCTGGATGTTAAAATTAAGGACTACCCAACTCACGCTGCCTCGCAAGCCGTGGCAATGATTCCCAATTGCGCTGCCACTCGCCACTTACATTTTTCACTGGATGGATCAGGGGTTGCGATATTGCCAGAGGTAGATTTAAGTGTTTATCCTGATTTAGCAATGGACACTTCAAACTACCAGAAAATTGATTTAAACACACTCACAAAATCGCAAATGAATGCATGGCAAGTGGGCGATACTTTGTTGCTTACCGGCACAATTATTACTGGCAGAGATGCTGCACATGCACGCCTTAAAAAAATGTTAGACAATGGCGAAGGACTGCCAAAAGGTGTGAATTTTAAAAATAAATTCATTTATTATGTTGGCCCTGTAGATGCTGTTGATGATGAAGTGATTGGTCCTGCAGGTCCAACGACCGCAACAAGAATGGATAAATTCACCGATATGATGTTAGAAAACACAGGCATTCTAGGGATGATTGGCAAAGCTGAGCGTGGTGAAGCGACCATTAAAAGTATTAAAAAACACCAAGCCAGTTATCTAATCGCTGTAGGTGGCGCTGCTTACTTAATTTCCAAATCCATTAAAAAAGCCAAAAAAATAGCGTTTGCAGAAATGGGCATGGAAGCCATTTATGAATTTGAAGTTAAAGATATGCCTGTTGCTGTTGCTGTTGATTCTCAGGGTGAGAATATCCATGCTATTTTTAAGAATTTATTAGAAAATCAATAA
- the tgt gene encoding tRNA guanosine(34) transglycosylase Tgt, with product MKFKLKNTDQKARRGTLIFERGTVETPAFMPVGTYGTVKAMTPEEVKEVGAQIILGNTFHLAITPGTDVIKAHGDLHDFMHWQGPILTDSGGFQVFSLGDMRKISEAGVDFRSPKDGAKIFMGPEESIKIQFDLGADIVMIFDECTPYPADKATADQSMQLSLRWAQRSKDAHQALGNKNALFGIVQGGMYEDLRCESASALIDIDFDGFAIGGLSVGEPKEEMIKVLDYLPEQLPNDKPRYLMGVGTPSDLVEAVERGIDMFDCVMPTRNARNGYLFTSNGIVKIRNAQYKLDIKPLDERCGCYTCQNYSRSYLHHLQRKNEILGARLNTIHNLHYYQDLMQQMRTAIENNTFAEFKQSFYAMQNA from the coding sequence ATGAAATTTAAACTAAAAAACACAGACCAAAAAGCCAGGAGAGGCACACTAATCTTTGAGCGAGGCACGGTTGAAACACCAGCCTTTATGCCAGTTGGCACTTATGGCACGGTAAAAGCAATGACACCTGAAGAAGTTAAGGAGGTTGGTGCGCAAATTATTCTCGGCAATACTTTTCATTTGGCAATCACCCCCGGTACCGATGTGATTAAGGCACACGGTGATTTGCATGATTTTATGCATTGGCAAGGGCCAATTTTGACTGATTCAGGTGGCTTTCAGGTGTTTAGTTTGGGTGACATGAGAAAAATTAGCGAGGCAGGAGTGGATTTTCGTTCACCTAAAGATGGTGCTAAAATTTTTATGGGGCCAGAAGAATCAATAAAAATTCAGTTTGATTTGGGTGCAGATATTGTCATGATTTTTGATGAATGCACACCTTATCCAGCTGACAAAGCCACTGCAGATCAATCTATGCAGTTGTCCTTGCGTTGGGCGCAACGCTCTAAAGATGCACATCAAGCGTTGGGCAATAAGAATGCATTATTTGGTATTGTGCAAGGTGGTATGTATGAAGATTTACGCTGTGAATCGGCTTCGGCACTCATTGATATTGATTTTGATGGATTTGCAATCGGTGGCTTGAGTGTGGGTGAGCCTAAGGAAGAAATGATAAAAGTATTGGATTACTTGCCTGAGCAATTGCCAAACGACAAACCCCGATATTTAATGGGTGTGGGTACGCCAAGTGACTTGGTGGAAGCGGTGGAACGAGGTATTGATATGTTCGATTGTGTGATGCCAACACGCAATGCTCGAAATGGATATTTATTCACCTCAAACGGCATTGTCAAAATTCGCAATGCACAATACAAGCTAGACATTAAGCCTTTAGACGAGCGATGTGGTTGTTATACTTGTCAAAATTATTCTCGTTCTTACTTGCACCATTTACAACGAAAAAATGAAATATTGGGCGCGCGACTTAATACCATTCACAATCTGCATTATTATCAAGATTTAATGCAACAAATGCGCACAGCGATTGAAAATAATACCTTTGCAGAATTTAAGCAATCCTTCTACGCAATGCAAAATGCCTAA
- the mreD gene encoding rod shape-determining protein MreD, with the protein MRTQRPYVFLAKITMFTLIIGALPLPEVALNIAPFWMLLFFTYWLTYFTTQGRFFIALFLGVLIDILHGDILGQNALALILSIVFITKIRQSFSVSNITTQQIYILSASGIYLGVLLLVHGLSTQSFDFNYYLLFTPLTSALFWPLVQLALSKCKH; encoded by the coding sequence ATGCGCACCCAAAGACCTTATGTTTTTCTTGCTAAAATCACGATGTTTACCCTGATTATTGGTGCACTGCCTTTGCCTGAGGTGGCTTTGAATATTGCTCCTTTTTGGATGTTGCTATTTTTTACTTATTGGTTGACTTATTTCACCACACAAGGACGATTTTTTATCGCCCTATTTTTAGGTGTCTTAATTGATATATTGCATGGAGATATCTTAGGTCAAAATGCATTGGCACTCATTTTAAGCATTGTTTTTATTACCAAAATAAGGCAATCTTTTTCTGTCTCTAACATTACCACGCAACAAATTTATATATTGTCTGCGTCTGGTATTTACCTAGGGGTCTTATTATTGGTACACGGTCTATCTACTCAAAGCTTTGATTTTAATTACTATTTATTGTTCACGCCACTAACAAGTGCGCTATTTTGGCCCTTGGTGCAATTGGCACTCTCAAAATGCAAACATTAA
- a CDS encoding TRAP transporter small permease subunit: protein MDRYTQWLERLVVGLLLLTIFNVFLDVVLRYAFNNSSIALQEMEWHLFSAMFLLGISYTLQKDAHVRVDVFYAKFSPQRQALINLIGFAIFILPISLLIAYDGIDFAYSAYAINEQSDAPGGLTHRFIIKSIIPISFILVIISGILFAKNNYEVLKQ from the coding sequence TTGGATCGTTACACCCAGTGGCTAGAGCGTCTCGTTGTTGGGTTGTTATTGCTTACGATTTTTAATGTCTTTCTTGATGTTGTACTTCGTTACGCTTTTAACAATTCCTCCATCGCTCTACAAGAAATGGAATGGCACCTATTTTCAGCCATGTTCTTATTGGGCATTTCCTACACTTTGCAAAAAGATGCACATGTTAGGGTTGATGTTTTCTATGCCAAATTCTCCCCGCAAAGACAAGCCCTCATTAACCTTATTGGTTTCGCTATATTCATCTTACCAATCAGTCTGCTAATTGCTTATGATGGCATTGACTTCGCCTATTCGGCTTATGCCATCAACGAACAAAGTGACGCTCCTGGTGGGCTAACTCACCGCTTTATTATTAAAAGCATCATTCCAATTAGTTTTATTTTGGTTATTATTTCTGGCATATTGTTTGCTAAAAATAACTACGAGGTGCTAAAACAATGA
- a CDS encoding ABCB family ABC transporter ATP-binding protein/permease, with protein sequence MQGFNNQTKASDFKTQDIKVLKKLMPYLLKMRTRVILATLFLIIAKLANVAVPVALKGIVDALEAPDVLVVLPLGLLFAYGILRLSSSLFNELRDAVFARVRYHAMHLIALGVFKHLHTLDLSFHLDRRIGGITRDIDRGTQSVSTLLSIFVFNILPSFFEIILVIGLLWANYDVFFAGISLITVVFYVAFTLAITTWRMKYRYEMNDMQSEANTNAVDSLINYETVKYFNRKDFEVNRYDETMGRWEDVATKSFTSMTALNFVQGAIIAVGVTVILTLAAQGVANENLSLGDMIMIQALLLQLFLPLGSLGIVYRQIKHNFIDMNNMFDLLDRRAKVCSPKGASKIKISQGKVEFKHISFAYEGKEKVLKEVDFSIESGQKVAIVGQSGSGKSTLAKLLFRFYDVDSGAILIDGQDIKTLEQHSVQSAIGVVPQDTVMFNESIYYNIAYGKQGATRQEVEAAAKSAFIDQFIDALPQGYDTLVGERGLKLSGGEKQRMAIARVLLKNPPILIFDEATSALDSYSEKMVQKAINALSKKTSTLVIAHRLSTIVDADKIIVLNNGRVQESGTHAQLLKAEGEYAKLWQIQISEQNEI encoded by the coding sequence ATGCAGGGATTTAACAACCAGACTAAGGCCAGTGATTTTAAAACTCAGGATATTAAAGTGTTAAAAAAACTGATGCCTTATTTGTTGAAAATGCGAACTCGTGTTATTTTAGCGACGCTATTTTTGATTATTGCTAAATTGGCAAATGTGGCTGTGCCAGTGGCGTTGAAAGGCATTGTGGATGCACTTGAAGCGCCTGATGTGTTGGTGGTGCTGCCTTTGGGATTGTTGTTTGCTTATGGTATTTTGCGTCTCAGCAGTTCTTTGTTTAATGAACTCAGAGATGCGGTGTTTGCGCGTGTGCGTTATCATGCGATGCATTTAATTGCGCTGGGTGTTTTTAAGCATTTGCATACATTGGATTTGTCTTTTCATTTAGATCGTCGCATTGGCGGTATTACTCGTGATATTGATCGTGGTACGCAAAGTGTTTCTACGCTGTTGTCTATTTTTGTTTTTAATATTTTGCCGTCATTTTTTGAAATTATTTTGGTGATTGGTTTGTTGTGGGCGAATTATGATGTTTTCTTTGCAGGTATTTCATTAATAACGGTGGTGTTTTATGTGGCATTTACTTTGGCAATTACCACTTGGCGGATGAAATATCGCTATGAGATGAACGATATGCAGTCTGAGGCAAACACTAATGCGGTGGACAGTTTGATTAATTATGAAACGGTTAAGTATTTTAATCGCAAGGATTTTGAAGTGAATCGTTATGACGAAACTATGGGTCGTTGGGAGGATGTTGCTACCAAAAGTTTTACTTCAATGACGGCGCTTAATTTTGTTCAGGGTGCTATTATTGCCGTCGGCGTTACGGTTATTTTGACTTTGGCGGCTCAAGGTGTGGCAAATGAAAATCTGAGTCTTGGTGATATGATTATGATTCAGGCATTGTTATTGCAATTATTTCTCCCGTTAGGCTCTTTGGGTATTGTGTATCGGCAAATCAAGCATAATTTTATTGATATGAACAATATGTTTGATTTGTTGGATCGTCGTGCGAAAGTGTGTAGTCCGAAGGGTGCATCTAAGATAAAAATAAGTCAAGGCAAGGTTGAGTTTAAGCACATTTCTTTTGCTTATGAGGGCAAAGAAAAAGTGTTAAAAGAGGTGGATTTTTCGATTGAGTCGGGGCAAAAGGTGGCAATTGTTGGTCAATCTGGTTCTGGAAAATCAACATTGGCTAAATTGTTATTCCGATTTTATGATGTGGATAGCGGTGCAATCTTGATTGATGGGCAAGATATTAAAACCCTTGAGCAACATTCTGTGCAATCTGCTATTGGTGTTGTGCCACAAGATACGGTTATGTTTAATGAAAGTATTTATTATAATATTGCTTATGGAAAGCAGGGGGCAACTCGACAAGAAGTTGAGGCGGCGGCAAAGTCGGCTTTTATCGATCAATTTATTGATGCGTTGCCCCAAGGTTACGATACTTTGGTTGGTGAGCGAGGGCTTAAATTATCAGGGGGTGAAAAGCAACGCATGGCAATTGCCAGAGTTTTGCTTAAAAATCCGCCTATTTTGATTTTTGATGAGGCGACTTCGGCATTGGATTCTTATAGTGAAAAAATGGTGCAAAAGGCGATTAACGCACTCAGTAAAAAAACTTCTACATTGGTCATTGCACATCGTCTTTCTACCATTGTAGATGCTGATAAAATTATCGTGCTTAACAATGGCAGGGTGCAAGAAAGTGGCACACATGCTCAGTTGTTAAAAGCCGAGGGTGAATATGCCAAATTGTGGCAAATACAAATAAGCGAACAAAATGAAATTTAA
- the mreC gene encoding rod shape-determining protein MreC has product MQFLKLFAPILIAIFLIFSDYKFSYLDNFKQLITKLTSPVYLLVNLPSQLYLWVNEQGADRQFLLNQNKRLNAELIRLKVKLQRHNALLSDNQKLSKLLKSRYQIDKGVFVLARVSTINQSRLKKQIVINKGSRDDIKVGQIALGADGVLGQVSQVTPFYATILLITDPTQHIPVKNQRNGIRGVGKGIASNQDKLMVRFIESGLDIKVGDVFLTSAIVSKFPAGYPVGRVTRVENRANDPFLYVELAPAQTTQQLEFILINTRDN; this is encoded by the coding sequence ATGCAATTTTTAAAACTTTTTGCCCCCATTTTAATTGCAATTTTTTTAATCTTTTCAGATTACAAATTTTCGTACTTAGATAACTTTAAGCAATTAATTACCAAACTTACATCGCCAGTGTACTTGCTGGTTAACTTACCCTCTCAACTCTATCTTTGGGTCAATGAACAAGGTGCAGACAGGCAGTTTTTGTTAAATCAAAACAAGCGACTTAACGCAGAATTAATTCGCTTAAAAGTCAAATTACAGCGTCATAACGCTTTATTATCAGACAACCAAAAGCTCAGTAAATTATTAAAATCACGCTATCAAATTGACAAAGGCGTATTCGTATTGGCTCGTGTTAGCACCATCAATCAATCACGACTGAAAAAACAAATTGTCATCAATAAAGGCAGCAGGGATGACATTAAAGTGGGGCAAATTGCACTCGGTGCTGATGGCGTACTCGGGCAAGTTAGTCAAGTAACGCCATTCTACGCCACCATATTGCTAATTACCGACCCGACCCAACACATACCTGTTAAAAATCAACGCAATGGTATTCGTGGTGTTGGCAAAGGCATTGCCTCAAACCAAGATAAATTAATGGTGCGTTTTATTGAATCCGGACTTGATATAAAAGTTGGAGATGTCTTTTTAACCAGTGCTATTGTCTCAAAATTCCCAGCAGGCTATCCCGTGGGTCGTGTTACTCGGGTAGAAAATCGAGCGAACGACCCGTTTTTATATGTTGAATTGGCACCAGCTCAAACCACCCAACAGTTGGAATTTATTTTAATCAATACAAGAGACAATTAG